In Felis catus isolate Fca126 chromosome A2, F.catus_Fca126_mat1.0, whole genome shotgun sequence, the following proteins share a genomic window:
- the LOC123382512 gene encoding cytochrome P450 4F3-like isoform X2 has protein sequence MPQLSLSWLGLGQVAASPWLLLLLVGVSWLLARFLAWSYSFYDTCCRLRCFPQPPKQSWFWGHLGLVKSNEEGLRFMECLSYSFCDVHLWWMGPFYPLLRFVHPKFVVPLLQAPATIVPKDKFFYSFLRPWLGDGLLLTAGDKWSHHRRLLTPAFHCEILKSYVKIFNKSADIMHAKWKRLVSEGSTRLDMFEHISLMTLDSLQKCVFSFDSNCQEACDLVHNFTDAIIQKRRCSLLTEGSHDFLKAKAKAKTLDFIDVLLLAKDEDGKELSHEDIRAEADTFMFGGHDTTASGLSWVLYNLAKHPEYQERCWQEVQELLRDREPKEIEWDDLALLPFLTMCIKESLRLHPPVPGVSRCCTQDVVLPDGRVIPKGVICLVSIFGIHHNPSVWPDPEVYNPFRFDPENIKERSSLAFIPFSAGPRNCIGQTFALTEIKVVLALTLLRFRVLPDKEEPRRKPELILRAEGGLWLRVEPLSAGPQ, from the exons ATGCCGCAGCTGAGCCTGTCCTGGCTGGGACTCGGGCAGGTGGCAGCCTCCCCAtggctgctcctgctgctggtgGGGGTCTCCTGGCTCTTGGCCCGCTTCCTGGCCTGGAGCTACAGCTTTTATGACACCTGCTGCCGCCTCCGGTGTTTCCCGCAGCCCCCGAAGCAGAGCTGGTTTTGGGGTCACCTGGGACTG GTAAAGAGCAATGAAGAAGGCTTGAGGTTCATGGAGTGTCTGAGCTACAGCTTCTGTGATGTTCACCTGTGGTGGATGGGGCCCTTCTACCCACTTCTGCGGTTTGTCCACCCTAAGTTCGTTGTCCCCCTGCTCCAGGCCCCAG CCACCATCGTGCCCAAGGACAAGTTTTTCTACAGCTTTCTGAGGCCCTGGCTGG GGGATGGGCTCCTGCTGACTGCTGGTGACAAGTGGAGCCACCACCGTCGTTTGCTGACACCTGCCTTCCACTGTGAAATCTTGAAATCCTATGTGAAGATTTTCAACAAAAGTGCAGACATCATGCAT GCCAAGTGGAAGCGCCTAGTCTCAGAGGGCAGCACCCGATTGGACATGTTTGAGCACATCAGCCTCATGACCCTGGACAGTCTGCAGAAATGTGTCTTCAGTTTTGACAGCAATTGCCAGGA GGCTTGTGACCTGGTGCACAACTTCACAGATGCCATCATCCAGAAGCGGCGCTGCTCCCTCCTTACTGAGGGCTCCCATGACTTCCTCAAGGCCAAGGCTAAGGCCAAGACTTTGGACTTCATTGATGTGCTCCTGCTGGCCAAG GATGAAGATGGGAAGGAACTGTCCCATGAGGATATCCGAGCTGAAGCTGACACCTTCATGTTTGGGG GCCATGACACCACGGCCAGTGGTCTCTCCTGGGTCCTGTACAACCTTGCGAAGCACCCAGAGTATCAGGAGCGCTGTTGGCAGGAGGTGCAAGAGCTCCTGAGGGACCGTGAGCCTAAAGAGATTGAATG GGACGACCTGGCCTTGTTGCCTTTCCTGACCATGTGCATCAAGGAGAGTCTGCGGTTGCACCCCCCGGTCCCAGGCGTCTCCCGCTGCTGTACCCAGGACGTCGTTCTCCCAGATGGCCGGgtcatccccaaag gtGTTATCTGCCTCGTTAGTATTTTCGGGATCCACCACAATCCATCCGTGTGGCCAGACCCTGAG GTATACAATCCTTTCCGCTTTGACCCAGAAAACATCAAGGAAAGGTCTTCCCTGGCTTTTATTCCCTTCTCCGCGGGACCGAG GAACTGCATCGGGCAGACGTTCGCCCTGACCGAGATAAAGGTGGTCCTGGCGCTCACGCTGCTGCGCTTTCGGGTCCTGCCCGACAAGGAGGAGCCGCGCAGGAAACCGGAGCTCATTCTGCGCGCCGAGGGCGGGCTTTGGCTGCGGGTGGAGCCGCTGAGCGCGGGCCCCCAGTGA
- the LOC123382512 gene encoding cytochrome P450 4F3-like isoform X1, with protein MPQLSLSWLGLGQVAASPWLLLLLVGVSWLLARFLAWSYSFYDTCCRLRCFPQPPKQSWFWGHLGLVKSNEEGLRFMECLSYSFCDVHLWWMGPFYPLLRFVHPKFVVPLLQAPATIVPKDKFFYSFLRPWLGDGLLLTAGDKWSHHRRLLTPAFHCEILKSYVKIFNKSADIMHAKWKRLVSEGSTRLDMFEHISLMTLDSLQKCVFSFDSNCQESPSEYIAAILELSALVVKRQRQIFLHPDLLYYLTPDGRRFRRACDLVHNFTDAIIQKRRCSLLTEGSHDFLKAKAKAKTLDFIDVLLLAKDEDGKELSHEDIRAEADTFMFGGHDTTASGLSWVLYNLAKHPEYQERCWQEVQELLRDREPKEIEWDDLALLPFLTMCIKESLRLHPPVPGVSRCCTQDVVLPDGRVIPKGVICLVSIFGIHHNPSVWPDPEVYNPFRFDPENIKERSSLAFIPFSAGPRNCIGQTFALTEIKVVLALTLLRFRVLPDKEEPRRKPELILRAEGGLWLRVEPLSAGPQ; from the exons ATGCCGCAGCTGAGCCTGTCCTGGCTGGGACTCGGGCAGGTGGCAGCCTCCCCAtggctgctcctgctgctggtgGGGGTCTCCTGGCTCTTGGCCCGCTTCCTGGCCTGGAGCTACAGCTTTTATGACACCTGCTGCCGCCTCCGGTGTTTCCCGCAGCCCCCGAAGCAGAGCTGGTTTTGGGGTCACCTGGGACTG GTAAAGAGCAATGAAGAAGGCTTGAGGTTCATGGAGTGTCTGAGCTACAGCTTCTGTGATGTTCACCTGTGGTGGATGGGGCCCTTCTACCCACTTCTGCGGTTTGTCCACCCTAAGTTCGTTGTCCCCCTGCTCCAGGCCCCAG CCACCATCGTGCCCAAGGACAAGTTTTTCTACAGCTTTCTGAGGCCCTGGCTGG GGGATGGGCTCCTGCTGACTGCTGGTGACAAGTGGAGCCACCACCGTCGTTTGCTGACACCTGCCTTCCACTGTGAAATCTTGAAATCCTATGTGAAGATTTTCAACAAAAGTGCAGACATCATGCAT GCCAAGTGGAAGCGCCTAGTCTCAGAGGGCAGCACCCGATTGGACATGTTTGAGCACATCAGCCTCATGACCCTGGACAGTCTGCAGAAATGTGTCTTCAGTTTTGACAGCAATTGCCAGGA GAGCCCCAGTGAATATATTGCTGCCATCTTGGAGCTCAGTGCCCTTGTGGTGAAACGGCAGAGGCAGATCTTCCTGCACCCGGACTTACTGTACTACCTCACCCCTGATGGGCGGCGCTTCCGCAGGGCTTGTGACCTGGTGCACAACTTCACAGATGCCATCATCCAGAAGCGGCGCTGCTCCCTCCTTACTGAGGGCTCCCATGACTTCCTCAAGGCCAAGGCTAAGGCCAAGACTTTGGACTTCATTGATGTGCTCCTGCTGGCCAAG GATGAAGATGGGAAGGAACTGTCCCATGAGGATATCCGAGCTGAAGCTGACACCTTCATGTTTGGGG GCCATGACACCACGGCCAGTGGTCTCTCCTGGGTCCTGTACAACCTTGCGAAGCACCCAGAGTATCAGGAGCGCTGTTGGCAGGAGGTGCAAGAGCTCCTGAGGGACCGTGAGCCTAAAGAGATTGAATG GGACGACCTGGCCTTGTTGCCTTTCCTGACCATGTGCATCAAGGAGAGTCTGCGGTTGCACCCCCCGGTCCCAGGCGTCTCCCGCTGCTGTACCCAGGACGTCGTTCTCCCAGATGGCCGGgtcatccccaaag gtGTTATCTGCCTCGTTAGTATTTTCGGGATCCACCACAATCCATCCGTGTGGCCAGACCCTGAG GTATACAATCCTTTCCGCTTTGACCCAGAAAACATCAAGGAAAGGTCTTCCCTGGCTTTTATTCCCTTCTCCGCGGGACCGAG GAACTGCATCGGGCAGACGTTCGCCCTGACCGAGATAAAGGTGGTCCTGGCGCTCACGCTGCTGCGCTTTCGGGTCCTGCCCGACAAGGAGGAGCCGCGCAGGAAACCGGAGCTCATTCTGCGCGCCGAGGGCGGGCTTTGGCTGCGGGTGGAGCCGCTGAGCGCGGGCCCCCAGTGA